A stretch of the Cucurbita pepo subsp. pepo cultivar mu-cu-16 chromosome LG16, ASM280686v2, whole genome shotgun sequence genome encodes the following:
- the LOC111777570 gene encoding pentatricopeptide repeat-containing protein At3g50420 codes for MTEALSLAALVQKCTSVASLKAARQLHALILTSAPTASSLSPYICNNIVSMYARCGTIWESQKVFDTMPQRNLVSFNALMAAYSRSHDHAPLAFNLLSQMELEFLRPNASTLTSLLQAASSMEDRFWGSLVHTQVVKRGFVNDVPVQTALIGTYSHCLDLESAGKVFRWTINKDIVAWNSMIFGNLKNDKLNEALRLFNEMLGIGLVPTQFTYSMVLNICCRNGDWQFGRLVHGRIITSNAIIDRTLQNVLLDLYCNCGDTHTAFWIFNRIENPDLVTWNTIISGCSENEEEEMAMKLFLQLRKSSLPKPDDYTYAAVIATIDSPRSGMSFVAQVIKDGFESSVFVSSVIVSMLFRSGESQAAERVFGCIAMKDVVLWTEMISGYSRMGEGEKGIKCFHQMHQAGHETDSFSLSLALSLCADLATLKQGETFHSQAIKTGCEAETYVLGSLIDMYAKNGDLSSAKFVFSQIPYPDLKCWNSILGGYSHHGNMEEALNLFFELRDHGVEPDQVTFLSLLSACNHSSSVEIGKFLWNYMKESNIMPNCKHYSCMVSLLSRAGFMDEAEEMIIKSPFADGDPELWRTLLSSCVAKKNLRVGVRAAKRVLGLDSEDSAAHILLSNLYAAAGKWDGVAEMRRRIRESRVGKEPGLSWIESKRHIQAFSCGLQSHPEVDEARVTLLRLRGNMGAEMDESSGIGV; via the coding sequence ATGACAGAAGCGCTTTCTTTAGCAGCGCTTGTCCAAAAATGCACTTCCGTAGCCTCACTGAAGGCGGCGCGTCAGCTCCACGCTCTGATCCTCACCTCCGCACCTACCGCCTCGTCTCTATCTCCTTACATTTGCAACAATATCGTATCCATGTACGCGCGATGTGGCACAATTTGGGAGTCACAGAAAGTGTTCGACACAATGCCGCAGAGAAATCTCGTTTCATTTAATGCTCTAATGGCGGCCTATTCTCGGTCTCATGATCATGCTCCATTGGCTTTCAATCTGCTTTCGCAAATGGAGCTTGAATTTCTCCGACCCAATGCCTCCACTCTAACGAGCTTGTTGCAGGCAGCTTCTTCCATGGAAGATCGATTTTGGGGCTCTTTGGTTCATACGCAAGTAGTGAAACGTGGGTTCGTTAATGATGTTCCTGTGCAAACCGCGCTAATTGGGACTTACTCACATTGCTTGGATTTGGAATCTGCTGGAAAAGTTTTCCGGTGGACGATCAATAAGGATATTGTGGCTTGGAATTCCATGATCtttggaaatttgaagaacGACAAATTGAACGAGGCGCTTCGTCTGTTCAATGAAATGCTGGGAATTGGTCTGGTTCCTACTCAATTCACGTATTCAATGGTTTTGAATATATGTTGTAGAAATGGAGACTGGCAATTTGGTCGACTCGTCCATGGCCGTATCATCACCTCAAATGCCATAATTGACAGAACTCTGCAAAATGTTCTGTTGGATTTGTACTGCAACTGTGGGGATACCCATACGGCGTTTTGGATCTTCAACAGAATTGAAAACCCAGATTTAGTTACTTGGAACACAATCATCTCAGGGTGTTccgagaatgaagaagaagagatggcCATGAAGCTATTTTTACAACTGCGGAAATCATCACTTCCCAAACCAGACGATTATACTTATGCAGCTGTAATCGCCACCATTGACAGCCCTCGGAGTGGAATGTCTTTTGTTGCTCAAGTTATAAAGGATGGATTTGAAAGCAGTGTGTTTGTAAGCAGTGTCATCGTGTCCATGTTATTTAGAAGCGGCGAATCTCAAGCTGCTGAGAGGGTTTTTGGGTGTATTGCGATGAAGGATGTTGTTCTGTGGACTGAAATGATCAGTGGGTATTCAAGAATGGGAGAAGGGGAAAAGGGTATCAAATGCTTTCATCAAATGCATCAGGCTGGGCATGAAACTGACAGTTTTTCACTCAGTTTGGCTTTGAGTTTGTGTGCTGATCTTGCCACTCTGAAACAGGGGGAGACGTTTCATTCTCAGGCCATAAAAACAGGGTGTGAAGCTGAAACCTATGTCCTTGGGAGTCTAATCGACATGTATGCCAAAAATGGTGACTTGAGTTCTGCTAAGTTTGTATTTTCTCAAATCCCATATCCGGATTTGAAGTGTTGGAACTCCATTCTTGGAGGGTACAGCCACCATGGGAATATGGAAGAGGCATTGAATCTGTTCTTTGAGCTTCGAGACCATGGTGTGGAGCCAGATCAAGTAACATTTCTTTCCTTACTTTCGGCTTGCAACCACAGCAGCTCAGTTGAAATAGGGAAGTTTTTATGGAACTATATGAAGGAAAGTAATATTATGCCAAATTGTAAGCACTATTCTTGCATGGTTAGCTTGTTAAGCCGAGCTGGGTTCATGGACGAAGCAGAGGAAATGATTATCAAATCACCATTTGCAGATGGTGATCCAGAGCTATGGAGAACTCTGCTAAGTTCGTGTGTTGCTAAGAAAAATCTGAGAGTGGGAGTTCGTGCTGCAAAACGAGTGTTGGGATTAGATTCAGAAGACAGTGCAGCTCATATCTTGCTGTCGAATCTGTATGCGGCAGCAGGGAAATGGGATGGTGTTGCAGAGATGAGGAGAAGAATAAGAGAGTCAAGGGTGGGAAAGGAGCCTGGTCTAAGTTGGATTGAGAGTAAGAGACATATCCAAGCGTTTTCTTGTGGTTTGCAGTCACATCCAGAGG